A single window of Engraulis encrasicolus isolate BLACKSEA-1 chromosome 20, IST_EnEncr_1.0, whole genome shotgun sequence DNA harbors:
- the smim12 gene encoding small integral membrane protein 12 translates to MWPVVWTAMRTYAPYVTFPVALVVGAVGYHLEWFIRGTPTTKQEERGIHEMREERRLAELAGRDSTEVISLKERVEFTPRAVLERNRPAEKS, encoded by the exons ATGTGGCCCGTCGTCTGGACTGCCATGC gtacCTACGCCCCGTATGTGACCTTCCCTGTGGCGCTGGTAGTCGGGGCGGTAGGCTACCACCTGGAGTGGTTCATACGGGGAACCCCGACCACcaagcaggaggagagggggatccaCGAGATGCGGGAGGAGCGGAGACTTGCGGAGCTGGCGGGTCGGGATAGTACGGAGGTGATTAGTCTGAAGGAACGGGTGGAGTTCACACCACGGGCAGTGCTGGAGAGAAACAGACCGGCGGAGAAGAGTTGA
- the pef1 gene encoding peflin, giving the protein MSFHYGQGYPGGGPQHHPPPGAPYRGQAPAGGSYGGAPNQPGGQYGGAPGAPYGGGPRGPGQYGQGAQGQYGQGWQQYIPGQYGQGQGQGQGQNGQGHGQGQYGQGGGGAPGGPYGGGGQAPGGPYGGYGQPHMAQYGQQAPAGNAPPGVHPEAQQWFSSVDTDRSGFITQRELKQALLNSNSSPFNEETCMMMFNMFDTSRSGRMDIFGFSALWTYLQQWKGMFQQFDKDKSGSINSNEMHQALSQMGYNLSPQFIQKLVQTHSPRGQQGNMYLDRFIQVCSQLQTMTQAFREKDSGMTGNVRMSYEDFLGGSIRRLM; this is encoded by the exons ATGAGTTTTCACTACGGACAG GGTTATCCAGGCGGGGGTCCCCAGCACCACCCTCCCCCAGGGGCACCCTACAGAGGCCAAGCCCCAGCAGGGGGTTCCTACGGAGGGGCCCCTAACCAGCCAGGCGGCCAGTACGGAGGGGCCCCCGGAGCTCCCTATGGTGGAGGTCCCAGAGGCCCCGGGCAATATGGACAAGGAGCCCAGGGGCAGTACGGTCAAGGGTGGCAGCAATATATACCGGGCCAATACGGACAGggtcagggccagggccaggggcaGAATGGACAAGGCCATGGTCAGGGCCAGTATGGTCAAGGTGGGGGAGGAGCGCCGGGAGGGCCCTATGGAGGAGGAGGCCAGGCTCCAGGAGGGCCCTACGGGGGATACGGACAACCACACATGGCACAATACGGACAACAGGCACCAGCAG GTAACGCACCCCCGGGGGTTCACCCGGAAGCGCAGCAGTGGTTCAGCTCGGTGGATACGGACCGCAGCGGCTTCATCACGCAGAGGGAGCTCAAGCAAGCTCTGCTCAACTCCAACAGCTCCCCCTTCAACGAGGAGACCTGCATGATGATGTTCA acatgtttGACACGAGTCGTTCGGGCCGTATGGATATCTTTGGCTTCTCTGCGTTGTGGACGTACCTGCAGCAGTGGAAAGGCATGTTCCAGCAGTTCGACAAAGACAAGTCAGGCAGCATCAACAGCAACGAGATGCACCAGG CGCTGTCCCAGATGGGCTATAACCTGAGTCCCCAGTTCATTCAGAAGCTGGTGCAGACGCATTCTCCTCGAGGGCAACAGGGGAACATGTACCTGGACCGCTTCatacag GTGTGTTCCCAGCTGCAGACCATGACCCAGGCGTTCCGTGAGAAGGACTCCGGCATGACTGGCAACGTGCGCATGAGCTATGAAGACTTCCTGGGTGGCTCCATCAGGCGCCTCATGTGA